TCATCAGACAATCGAAAATCCATAAGACTCATTCTCCTCGCTCAATCAGGATATGGGGAAGAATCTTGCACAGCATGTTGCTTACAGATATACCAGACAGCCTCTCTTTTCCAACTCAATCAAGCAGTCCGTTACCCTCAGGTTCTTGTTCCATCTCAAGTCGAGCTTCTCTAGGTATTCCAGCTTCAATACCGAATGAGGAATTTCTGGGATGTCGTTATCCCGTAAATCCAGCTCGATGAGATTCGCCATGCCCCCGATTTCTTCAGGAACGCTCTGCAATCGATTGGTCCGCAGATTCAATCGTCTTAGTTTTTTGAGGTTGCCAATCGAGTCAGGCAGCCCTGTTATTCGATTGTCGCTCACATCTAAAACTCGCAGATCTGTCAATTCCCCCAGCGAAACCGGTAGCCGCTTCAGTTGATTTCCATAAAGATGAAGCTCTCGCAATGAGGCAATTGCGGTTAACGCATCAGGCAAAGCCTCGAGCAGGTTGTTGTACAATCGCAATTCGACTAGGCTCTTCCATCCATCTATATTCGCGGGAAGCTCTGTTAATTGATTATCTGTGATGTTTAAATAACGTAGTTTGTGAAGCTGGCATAGTTCATTCGGAATCGTTTTAAAATGATTGTCACTCAGGTACAGAAAGGCATCCAAATTTTGCAGCATCCCGAGCTCTGCTGGCAGCTCTTTGATCTTATTGTGACCTAAATCGAGCATCTTGAGGTTTTGCAGATTTTGAATTCCCTTTGGGATCTCCTCCAGCTCGTTTCCTGCATAATTCAATACTTCCAATTCGGGATGAGCAAAGACTTCTTCCGGTATCTCTTTGATTTGATTGTTAAAAATACTCAACTCGATCAGGGAATCGGTCGCAAATACTTCTTCCGGTGTATCGGTCAGGCCTCGTCCATCAAAATTGAACCTCATATAGATTTCCTCCCCTAAAGAGCGAGATGATCGCTTTGGCTTTTCCTATCTTATTTTAGATAGGAAATCAATCTCCTGTTTTTGCCATCAAAAAAACCCCTGGAATCACTCCAAGGGTCCTTGCACACTTCCGTTTATTTCAGATCCAGCGTCGGGATAAAGTCGGAGAAAAATTTAAATTGCTGTGTTGCAAATGTAGTAAAGTCGTCCGGTGATTTATACACAGCAGACATACCGCGCTCGCTCGCGAACTTCTTGAAATCTTCTGACTCGACAGCTTCCTTCAAGGCATCCGCCAAGACTTTCTTAAACTCGGCTGATGTACCCTTTGGCAGGACAAATCCACCCCAGCCAACTACTTCCACATCGAATCCCTTTTCTTTCAAAGTTGGGATATCCGGAAAGTTTTTATCGCGTTCTGCACTCATCACAGCCAGCACTTTCAGTTTCTTTGATTCTACGCCGCTTTTCACTTCTCCCAGGCTGACTGCTACCGCATCTACGTGGTTGCCCATCAATGCTGTCACTGCCGGAGCAGCACCGTCAAAGGGAATATCGGTAAATTGCACATTGGCTTTGTTCGCAAAAGCGGTAGAAGCGATATGCCAAATGGATCCTACCCCGGAATTGCCCACCTTGATTTTTCCTTGATTTTGTTTAGCGTACTCCACGAATTCTTCAATGGTGTTATACGGTGCATCAGCTGGAACCGTAATGGCAGCAGGAATCATCGTCGCCTGACCAAGCAGGTCGAATTTGCTAGGCTCTAATTCAGATAGTCCAAGTGCTTTGTGCATGGTCATCTCTACGGGTACATATCCAAACGTATATCCGTCGTTTGGGCTGCTCTGGACAAAAGACATGCCCACACCACCCGTACCTCCCGTCTTGTTCACGGTAACGATCGGTACTTTCAGCTTTTCTTCCATGTTCTTGGCGATGATGCGTGCTGTACTGTCGGATGCTCCCCCTGGTGCGTAAGGAACGACAAGGGTGATTTCTTTCTCAGGGTACTTTTTTCCCTCTGCCTGCCCTGCTTGTCCACCAGCCTGCCCACCCTGTGAGCTACATCCCACCATGAGTGCGAACGACAGCCCGATCAGTCCCCATACGATTTTTTTCATTCGATGACCCTCCTATTGGCTTTTTTTTATTTGCTCTGACATGGTACAGCAGCAAAGAATAAGTCTGTACCACGGGACTACATCTCTACATCTCCCGCAAATCCCGCTTTCTTTTTCTTCACCTCCGCAAGGACACTAAAGAAGAGAACAATCAGGGATAGCACGAGCAGCGTACCGGAGATCGGTCGTGCAAACAAATGCAGCACGTTGCCGTCAAGCATTTTGATCGACTGCAGCAAAGAGTTTTCCATCAATTTGCTCAGGACAAAGGTCAAGACGATCGGCGCCATCGGGATATCCAGCTTTTTCATGATGTAGCCCGCAATCCCAAACACAAACATGACGCCAACGTCCCACAAACTGTTGCTGACTGTATAAGCTCCGATGATGGAAATGATGAGAATGAGCGGGTAAAGCAACTTGGGAGGTACCGCTGCAATCTTGGCCCACATCCCTGCCATCGGAAGATTCATGATTAATAGGATGAGGTTGCCGATAAACATGCTCGCGATAATCGCCCACACAAAATCCGGGTTGTTTTGAAAGAGTGTCGGCCCCGGGGTCAGTCCGTGCATGATGAAAGCCCCCAGGATGATCGCGATGGTAGGTGAACTAGGTATTCCTAACGTGAACAAAGGAATTAATGCAGCCCCGCAGTACGAGTTGTTCGCTGTCTCTGGACCTGCCACCCCTTCAATAGCCCCTTTCCCAAAGCGGGAAGGATCCTTGGCAATTCGTTTCTCCAAGGTGTAGGAAAGAATCGCGGGAATGACCGAGTTGGAGCCAGGAATCAGCCCGACGAAAAATCCCAATCCCGTTCCTCGTCCGATGGCATTGAGCGTCGGTCTCCACTCCTCCTTACGCGGGAGGAGTCCTTTTACTTTCGCTGGCTTGTCCAATTTCTGCAGATTTTCCATTCCGTACAAGATTTCCGATAGACCAAATAAGCCCATGGCTACCGTGACGAGATCCAGGCCATTCATCAAGTGTGCTTCACCAAACGTAAAGCGAACAGCACCCGAGACGGGGTCCATTCCGATCAAAGACAGAATCAAGCCGAGAAACGCAGCGATCAAGCCACGAATCAAGGATCTGCCCATGAGACCAATCACCATGATCAAACCGAAGATCATGAGGGCAAAAAATTCAGGAGGTCCAAACTTTAGCGCCAATTCTGCCAATGCAGGACCGATAAAGGCCAGGCCGATAATCGATATCGTTCCTCCGATAAAGGAACCGATCCCTGCCACTCCCAAGGCGACGCCCGCTCTTCCCTGCTTTGCCAGCGGATGTCCATCCAGACACGTAATGACAGACGCCGCTTCACCTGGTGTATTGATCAAGACAGAAGTGATCGTCCCCCCGTACATAGAGCCATAGTAAATTCCCGATAGCATGATGATGGCCGATACTGGCTCCATCCCAAAGGTCATGGGGATCAAAAGAGCTGTCCCTGTGGTTGGGCCGAGTCCGGGAAGAACCCCTACCAGCATCCCGACCGTAACACCGATCAGGCAGTACAACAGATTCCACCAGGTGAAGGCTGTCTCAAATCCACCTATCAATTGTCCTAATGCTTCCATCTTCCCCCTCCTTACCAGCCGAACATGTTAACAGGCAGTGGAATCGTAAAAAATGATTTAAAAACGAGAAATAGCACGATCGAGACTCCAGAAGAAATGCCCAAGCCTGTGTACCATTTATACTCCCGGCGCAAAAGAATGAAGAGGAGAACCGTACTTGCAATAATAAAACCCGTCACATTGACAATGACCATGAAGATGACAACCGACAGGATGACGGACAGGATGTTCCCCATTTCCCGTCCTTTCGGTAAAATATCGGCCCAGGTAATCACTTCTTTTTTCAGAGAATGCCAGATGTAGGCAATGCCGATCAGCAAGAGAAACCCGCTGAGCCATACGGGAAACAGCCCAGGCCCCGGACCAAATTTGGTATAGTACTTCAGCGAGAATGATTGGACAAAAATAACCAAGGCAAAAAGAACCACGATGACTCCGACCCAGACTCCAGCATTTTGCCTTTTCATCGAACCACATCCTTATCGGGATACGTCTGCTTTTCCGTATTGAAAACGCTTTCATACTTCTCGGCATCTCGCTCGCCCATTGATGCGATTTGCGTGCGGATGTGACTTCCTTTTTACCCTTCCGATTTTCTGGCACAAGATGCACGTACCAGCAGCTCCGGCTTAATCACGATTTGCTTGGGTGGAAACGGCTCTTCCATGGTCAAACGATTTTTGAGGATAATTGCTGCCTCTACCCCGATTCTCTTGAGAGGCTGCGTCATAAGCGTTAGCGGTGGTTGAATCAACTCCCACTGACTCAGATCCCCATAGGAAATGATCGAGATATCCTCGGGAAAGCGCCATGCTTGTTCTTGAATGGCTTTTAGCATCCCGACCGTCATCGTGTTGTTGCAGCAATAGATGGCAGTCGGCGGGTCAGGCAAGAACAACAGCTCGATCGTTGCTTTGTACGCATCCTCGGCTTTAAACTTACCCGAGACCAGCAGCGCCTCGTCATCCGAGCATCCAAAATGTCTAAGTGCATCTACAGCGCCCTCGTACCGCTCTTTTCCGATTGAGCTGTTGGTGGTTCCATAAATGAACCCGATTCGTCTATGCCCTAACGAATGCAGGTAGGCGATGGATTCGTAAGAGCCGTAATAATTGTCATCGACGATGTAGTCCGTCGTAATGCCCTCTACCTTGCGATCGACCAGAATGACTGGAATCTTATGATCCAGAACTTTCTGAATCATGTCTGCATTCCCGCTCGTCGGAACGAGGACCAGCCCATCCACCCGCTGTTCCAAAATCAGCTGCAGGAGCTCGCGTTCGGTCTTTGGATCTTCATTGTGACTCATAACCAGCATGTGATAGTGACTGGAACGAATCTTGTCCTCGATTGTCTTGGCAATCGACATCATGTACGGATTGGAAATATCCTGAACGATGACCCCGACCTTGTTCGTCTTGGATGCTTTCAAGCTTCGCGCATTGGCATTGACCTGATAGTTCAGCTCCTGAATCGTATCGGTTACTCTTTTGTAAATCCCACTGCTAACATATCCTTTGTCATTTAACACTTTTGAAACAGTACCAATCGATACGCCGGCATGTTTTGCTACGTCTTTAATCGTGACTTTTTTCATCGATACCTCCAAAACATAGTAAAACGTTTCACCGACATTATAGCATTCGCTGTTGGAAACGGAAATACAACGATCCGTCCCAAAGGAGGGGAGCAGCGTCAACTACGACTGGTACACACCCTCGCTCGAGATTTCGGCGAGTTGTTGCAGACGTGCTTGCAAAGCCGTTCTCTCCTCTTGAGTCAGATCCAGCTGCGGTTCTCGCATACGCCCTACCTCGACCCCTCTCATCCGCAAAGCTGCTTTGAAATAGGCCATGTTGCTCCCGTTTTTTAGCGTTTCACAATAGTGGACCGCGATCCGCTGCAACTTTCTCGCCTTTTCCAAATCGTTATCTAAAAACGCCTGATAGAGGGCTACAAACGGCTCCGGGTAGACGCAGGAAACACCGGATACAGTCCCTTCACAGCCCATCGCCAACCCAGCCAAAAACAAGCGGTCTGTCCCATGCGATACAGAAAACGTGCCCTGATTCACCGCGAGATACTCATTTGTTCTCAGCATATCCGGGTAGCTATACTTAATCCCAATCACATTTTTGCAGGAGTCCGCGATTCTTTGAACCACATCGCTCTTCAGATCATTTGCGGCACACTGCGGTATATTGTAAAGGTAGACGGGAAAATCCGCTGGGACACTGGAGGCTACTGCTACAAAATATTCTTCCAGTTCTTTGTCTGTTGCTCCAAAGAATACGGGTGTTACCACCCCAACACCGTCTGCACCGACTTCGTGCGCGTGTCTTGCCAGTGCAATCGTGTCTTCTTGATTCATGGAACCGACATGGATAAAGACCGTCGCTCGATTCGCTGCCGCTTTCACGACGGTTTCCGCTACGTCTTTTCGCTCCTGAATCGACAAACGGAGCATTTCTCCTGTTGTTCCCAATGGATAGAGACAGTGAACACCCTTGGAAATCAAAAACTCTGTCAAGTTTCTCATCTGATCGTGATCGACCTGACCACCCTCACCAAACGGGGTTACCATCGCTGTTGTTACACCGTATAAATGCTTCATTTCGCCATCTCCTCATCATTACATTTTCTACTTCCTTCACTTCGGGCTCCCCTAATCCACGCTATTCAAACGTGCTGTGACACCATCTGAAAAGCCTTTGACGAACAGAGCTCCCACCGTCGCTCCGGGGTCCTGATGGCCGATAGAGCGCTCCAAGTACCTACCTGCTCTGCCGTGTCGCGATTGCATCTCGATGGTTTGCTTGGCTCCCTTTTCTGCCGCTTCTGTGGCTGCCAGCATGATTTGCCCCAGGGACTTGCCCTCGTTCAGAGCCGCTTCCATTGCTTCGACTGCTGGAACCAAGGAATCCAGAATCGTCTTATCCCCGACATTTGCTTTGCCTCGTTCTTTCAATCCTTGAACCATCGCCTGAAAAAGAACGATGACCTCGGAAGACGAAAGCTCGGTTTTCCCCTGAATAGCTTTGCCCGCTCGGAACAATGCCGATGACATCAAGGTTCCCATCGTAGAGGCGACGGCTTCTCCCATCTCTAGCGCACTGCTCATCAATGCCTTTCCGATATCATTTTGAGTTGACGCACGCAGATGATCGTTGACTGCACGCAATCCGTTTGACATCGTCAGCCCAATATCGCCATCTCCTAAAGCACCATCCAATTTGCAAAGGAAGTCTTTGTTTTCATCCATGATCTTACCGATTTCTTGCAAGATCGCCTGAACGTCACTAAACACGAGTGCCTCTCTCACACCATTCTCTCCCTTCTTCTTTTATTTCTGCATCTGGAACGGCGTTTGGAAGGGGGCATCGAGCAATGAACGCAGCTCATCATCCAGCTTTAAAATGGAGACAGACAACCCAGCCATTTCCATAGAGGTCGCAAATTCTCCAATATAAGGTCTATAGATGCAAATCCCCTGCTCTGCCAGAAGCTGGTGCACCGAACGATAGACGACATACAGCTCTTCCAATGGAGTCGCCCCCAAGCCGTTAATCAGAACCGAGACGTCATGGCCCGCTTCAATCGGCATGTCTTGCAGGATCGTGGATACCAAGGTCTTGGCCACTTCTTCGGCTTTCTCAATCGTTCCTCGATGAATGCCAGGTTCCCCGTGGATGCCCATTCCGATTTCCATCTCTCCGTCTCCGATCGTAAACGTCGGATGCCCAACCGCTGGAAGAATACACGGAGTCAAGGCCACACCCATCGTACGTACATTGGCATTCGCCTTTTCTGCGACCCGCTTAACTTCGTCGAGAGTAGCCATCTGTTCTGCTTTTGCACCAGCCAGCTTGTACAAGTAGAACATCCCTGCAACACCGCGTCGTCCAGCCTCGTTTCCTTTTGGCATGGAAGCTACATCATCAGTAGCCACGACCGTCTCTACGCGAATGTCTTCCATCTCCGCGAGTTCTGCCGCCATATCAAAGTTCATGACGTCGCCGCCGTAATTGCCATATATGTATAAAACGCCTGCATCACTATGAATCGCGCGGGTTACGTCCAGCATCTGCCTTGCACTCGGAGAGGCAAAGATGTTTCCGATTGCTACGCCGTCCAGCATACCGGGTCCCACATAACCGAGGAACAGCGGTAAATGTCCTGATCCTCCACCTGTCGCGATCGCAACCTTACCTATAACAGGGCCATCTGCTCTCATCAGTGCACGATTGTCACTGCGCACACTCTTCAGCTGGTCCGAGTGAGCGAGAAGCAATCCTTCTAACATTTCATCTACTACGTTCTCGGGATCATTCAGGAATTTTTTCATGCGATTCACCACTTGGCTCATACAATCCCCTCCATGACTTTTTTGGTTGTGCGAGTCATTTCAATAGTTAATGAAACGTTTCACCAAACTCCAAAATAACGGGCCCATCATTCAGGTTGTAAAAGTAAAATTTTACGTGATTGATTGGCCCTTTTTTACTGATCACTTTCATTTTTTTAATGATGTTCTGGTTCCTACCTACTTTTTTTCAGAATGCCAT
This is a stretch of genomic DNA from Brevibacillus choshinensis. It encodes these proteins:
- a CDS encoding leucine-rich repeat domain-containing protein, which encodes MRFNFDGRGLTDTPEEVFATDSLIELSIFNNQIKEIPEEVFAHPELEVLNYAGNELEEIPKGIQNLQNLKMLDLGHNKIKELPAELGMLQNLDAFLYLSDNHFKTIPNELCQLHKLRYLNITDNQLTELPANIDGWKSLVELRLYNNLLEALPDALTAIASLRELHLYGNQLKRLPVSLGELTDLRVLDVSDNRITGLPDSIGNLKKLRRLNLRTNRLQSVPEEIGGMANLIELDLRDNDIPEIPHSVLKLEYLEKLDLRWNKNLRVTDCLIELEKRGCLVYL
- a CDS encoding tripartite tricarboxylate transporter substrate binding protein — translated: MKKIVWGLIGLSFALMVGCSSQGGQAGGQAGQAEGKKYPEKEITLVVPYAPGGASDSTARIIAKNMEEKLKVPIVTVNKTGGTGGVGMSFVQSSPNDGYTFGYVPVEMTMHKALGLSELEPSKFDLLGQATMIPAAITVPADAPYNTIEEFVEYAKQNQGKIKVGNSGVGSIWHIASTAFANKANVQFTDIPFDGAAPAVTALMGNHVDAVAVSLGEVKSGVESKKLKVLAVMSAERDKNFPDIPTLKEKGFDVEVVGWGGFVLPKGTSAEFKKVLADALKEAVESEDFKKFASERGMSAVYKSPDDFTTFATQQFKFFSDFIPTLDLK
- a CDS encoding tripartite tricarboxylate transporter permease, with product MEALGQLIGGFETAFTWWNLLYCLIGVTVGMLVGVLPGLGPTTGTALLIPMTFGMEPVSAIIMLSGIYYGSMYGGTITSVLINTPGEAASVITCLDGHPLAKQGRAGVALGVAGIGSFIGGTISIIGLAFIGPALAELALKFGPPEFFALMIFGLIMVIGLMGRSLIRGLIAAFLGLILSLIGMDPVSGAVRFTFGEAHLMNGLDLVTVAMGLFGLSEILYGMENLQKLDKPAKVKGLLPRKEEWRPTLNAIGRGTGLGFFVGLIPGSNSVIPAILSYTLEKRIAKDPSRFGKGAIEGVAGPETANNSYCGAALIPLFTLGIPSSPTIAIILGAFIMHGLTPGPTLFQNNPDFVWAIIASMFIGNLILLIMNLPMAGMWAKIAAVPPKLLYPLILIISIIGAYTVSNSLWDVGVMFVFGIAGYIMKKLDIPMAPIVLTFVLSKLMENSLLQSIKMLDGNVLHLFARPISGTLLVLSLIVLFFSVLAEVKKKKAGFAGDVEM
- a CDS encoding tripartite tricarboxylate transporter TctB family protein translates to MKRQNAGVWVGVIVVLFALVIFVQSFSLKYYTKFGPGPGLFPVWLSGFLLLIGIAYIWHSLKKEVITWADILPKGREMGNILSVILSVVIFMVIVNVTGFIIASTVLLFILLRREYKWYTGLGISSGVSIVLFLVFKSFFTIPLPVNMFGW
- a CDS encoding LacI family DNA-binding transcriptional regulator codes for the protein MKKVTIKDVAKHAGVSIGTVSKVLNDKGYVSSGIYKRVTDTIQELNYQVNANARSLKASKTNKVGVIVQDISNPYMMSIAKTIEDKIRSSHYHMLVMSHNEDPKTERELLQLILEQRVDGLVLVPTSGNADMIQKVLDHKIPVILVDRKVEGITTDYIVDDNYYGSYESIAYLHSLGHRRIGFIYGTTNSSIGKERYEGAVDALRHFGCSDDEALLVSGKFKAEDAYKATIELLFLPDPPTAIYCCNNTMTVGMLKAIQEQAWRFPEDISIISYGDLSQWELIQPPLTLMTQPLKRIGVEAAIILKNRLTMEEPFPPKQIVIKPELLVRASCARKSEG
- a CDS encoding dihydrodipicolinate synthase family protein; its protein translation is MKHLYGVTTAMVTPFGEGGQVDHDQMRNLTEFLISKGVHCLYPLGTTGEMLRLSIQERKDVAETVVKAAANRATVFIHVGSMNQEDTIALARHAHEVGADGVGVVTPVFFGATDKELEEYFVAVASSVPADFPVYLYNIPQCAANDLKSDVVQRIADSCKNVIGIKYSYPDMLRTNEYLAVNQGTFSVSHGTDRLFLAGLAMGCEGTVSGVSCVYPEPFVALYQAFLDNDLEKARKLQRIAVHYCETLKNGSNMAYFKAALRMRGVEVGRMREPQLDLTQEERTALQARLQQLAEISSEGVYQS
- the dhaL gene encoding dihydroxyacetone kinase subunit DhaL, which produces MREALVFSDVQAILQEIGKIMDENKDFLCKLDGALGDGDIGLTMSNGLRAVNDHLRASTQNDIGKALMSSALEMGEAVASTMGTLMSSALFRAGKAIQGKTELSSSEVIVLFQAMVQGLKERGKANVGDKTILDSLVPAVEAMEAALNEGKSLGQIMLAATEAAEKGAKQTIEMQSRHGRAGRYLERSIGHQDPGATVGALFVKGFSDGVTARLNSVD
- a CDS encoding dihydroxyacetone kinase subunit DhaK, producing MSQVVNRMKKFLNDPENVVDEMLEGLLLAHSDQLKSVRSDNRALMRADGPVIGKVAIATGGGSGHLPLFLGYVGPGMLDGVAIGNIFASPSARQMLDVTRAIHSDAGVLYIYGNYGGDVMNFDMAAELAEMEDIRVETVVATDDVASMPKGNEAGRRGVAGMFYLYKLAGAKAEQMATLDEVKRVAEKANANVRTMGVALTPCILPAVGHPTFTIGDGEMEIGMGIHGEPGIHRGTIEKAEEVAKTLVSTILQDMPIEAGHDVSVLINGLGATPLEELYVVYRSVHQLLAEQGICIYRPYIGEFATSMEMAGLSVSILKLDDELRSLLDAPFQTPFQMQK